One genomic region from Kwoniella dejecticola CBS 10117 chromosome 1, complete sequence encodes:
- a CDS encoding mitochondrial 37S ribosomal protein mS29, whose translation MRPIIRFSSTPLSRGISTSAPVSAVAKPKKAGATSKNAKQGFNQKKKEVSPGGSGGSGQSTVALKFSMAGQPPDLSDLPRLQPGNFKSDNVGKPTTFPKATFDKLRAFSLSKKVEQELSSNGGPASVIRQSTIDLARQLDANKGKSSKDSRYVLTGERGSGKSMLLLQTVAYAMESGWIVLFNPKATEWTNSSSHFIYDPLTQLFSQWQSAQKILSTLLAVNKDNLDAIKLTSDIELAQGKTATKGSKLSELVANGSKDDRIAVKALDSVMAVLEKQTQFPVLWAIDETQTLFTTSQYRTPEYQPIEPYHLSTPRLALDFISGRRSFAKGTVLSALSLSDPKNPLSPSLISGLKLATSQPITPYTQLDPYHSLHASSGLKKREIPFNMSDKEVSGLYELLVRKGKTSANRSDNLYMELKSLSGGNPNEIKRGLSRLTAAITV comes from the exons ATGCGACCTATCATCCGATTCTCATCCACGCCTTTGTCAAGGGGTATATCAACCTCGGCACCAGTCTCAGCAGTAGCCAAGCCTAAAAAGG CCGGAGCTACTTCGAAAAATGCTAAGCAGGGATTCAATCAGAAGAAAAAAGAAGTCTCGCCGGGAGGTAGTGGAGGAAGTGGGCAATCGACGGTAGCTCTGAAATTCTCCATGGCAGGTCAACCGCCAGACCTATCAGATCTCCCGAGACTGCAACCT GGCAATTTCAAGTCCGACAATGTGGGCAAACCAACGACCTTTCCTAAGGCTACATTCGACAAATTGAGGGCTTTCAGTCTgtcgaagaaggtcgagcaAGAG CTGTCGTCGAATGGTGGCCCAGCTAGTGTCATCCGACAGTCCACTATAGATCTAGCTCGTCAGTTGGATGCGAACAAGGGGAAATCAAGCAAAGATTCTCGATATGTCCTTA CTGGCGAAAGAGGGAGTGGAAAGTCCATGTTATTGCTACAAACCGTAGCATATGCCATGGAGAGCGGATGGATAGTACTATTCAATCCGAAAG CTACCGAGTGGACAAATTCATCTTCGCATTTCATATACGATCCTCTGACTCAGCTGTTCAGCCAATGGCAATCTGCCCAAAAGATCTTGTCGACGTTGTTAGCTGTCAACAAAGATAACTTAGATGCGATCAAATTAACCTCGGATATTGAGCTAGCCCAAGGCAAGACAGCGACCAAGGGATCGAAACTCAGTGAATTGGTGGCAAATGGTAGTAAAGATGACCGGATAGCTGTCAAGGCCTTGGATTCTGTCATGGCAGTCCTGGAAAAGCAGACACA ATTCCCTGTCTTGTGGGCTATAGACGAAACGCAGACGCTGTTCACCACTTCTCAATACCGAACACCGGAATACCAACCGATCGAACCATATCACCTCTCCACACCTAGACTCGCTCTAGATTTCATCTCAGGCAGAAGATCATTC GCAAAAGGAACTGTTCTGAGCGCATTATCACTATCAGACCCTAAGAACCCTCTATCGCCTTCACTCATCTCCGGACTCAAACTAGCCACATCTCAACCTATAACGCCGTACACCCAACTCGATCCATACCATTCTCTACACGCTTCGTCCGGCCTGAAGAAAAGAGAGATACCGTTCAACATGTCCGATAAGGAAGTTTCAGGGTTGTATGAGCTATTAGTcaggaaaggaaagacatCGGCGAACCGATCGGATAATCTGTATATGGAGCTTAAGAGCCTGAGTGGGGGGAATCCGAATGAGATCAAACGAGGGTTAAGTAGATTGACGGCTGCCATAACCGTTTAA